A section of the Pedobacter sp. HDW13 genome encodes:
- a CDS encoding BlaI/MecI/CopY family transcriptional regulator: protein MEKLTLQEEEAMLAVWQIGKGFIKDFMDVLPEPKPPYTTLASTIKNLERKGYLVSERFANANRYSAKVKEVEYKKRFMSGFVNNYFQSSYKELVAFFAKDKKISAEELKEIINLIENPEK, encoded by the coding sequence ATGGAAAAATTAACATTGCAGGAAGAAGAAGCGATGCTGGCTGTTTGGCAGATTGGAAAAGGCTTCATCAAAGATTTTATGGATGTACTGCCTGAGCCTAAACCTCCTTACACTACACTGGCATCAACAATTAAGAATCTGGAACGTAAAGGCTATCTGGTAAGCGAGCGTTTTGCCAATGCTAACCGTTACAGTGCAAAGGTTAAAGAAGTAGAATATAAAAAGCGGTTTATGAGCGGCTTTGTCAATAATTACTTTCAAAGTTCCTATAAAGAGCTTGTCGCTTTTTTTGCCAAGGATAAAAAGATCAGTGCCGAAGAACTTAAAGAGATTATAAATTTAATCGA
- a CDS encoding dicarboxylate/amino acid:cation symporter, translated as MKKNKLTLFIFIALIAGIALGYILNVNSINVYNQNILNADAKVKSIEVNIAKTTDTTTAVYTQLKADKKAAAKIKKENEGIREKKLEFFTLLSDIFLRLIKMIVAPLVFTTLVVGVAKVGDIKAVGRIGGKTLGWFLTMSLMSLVLGMILVNLFEPGKHMKLSLPDHLVDTGIQKAAMSVKDFIAHVFPKSIAESMATNEILQIVVFSLFFGVATAAIGDMGQVVIKAFDAIAHVILKMTGYVMNFAPLAVFGAMTAIIAKQGLSVLNTYAIFIGEFYFGLAILWGLLIFLGFLVLKKRIFRLVNDMKEPAVLAFSTASSEAAYPKTMLLLERFGCKDKIVSFVLPLGYSFNLDGSMMYMTFASLFIAQAYGIHLGFEQQISMLLILMLTSKGIAGVPRASLVVIAGTIASFNIPEAGLALLIGIDPLLDMGRSATNVVGNSIATAVVSKWEGELKESTEA; from the coding sequence ATGAAGAAAAACAAACTCACGCTTTTTATTTTTATAGCGCTGATTGCAGGTATTGCACTAGGCTATATTTTAAACGTAAACTCTATCAATGTTTACAACCAGAATATCCTGAATGCCGATGCAAAGGTTAAAAGTATCGAGGTAAACATCGCAAAAACGACCGATACAACCACTGCGGTTTATACTCAACTTAAAGCTGATAAAAAAGCTGCCGCCAAAATCAAAAAAGAAAACGAAGGAATAAGAGAGAAAAAACTGGAGTTTTTTACCCTTTTAAGCGATATTTTTCTGCGCCTGATTAAAATGATTGTTGCGCCACTGGTATTTACCACATTAGTTGTTGGTGTAGCTAAGGTGGGCGATATTAAAGCGGTAGGCCGTATTGGTGGTAAAACGCTTGGCTGGTTTTTAACCATGTCGTTAATGTCGCTGGTGTTGGGAATGATCCTGGTAAACTTATTTGAGCCTGGAAAACACATGAAATTATCGTTGCCTGATCATTTGGTTGATACCGGGATACAAAAAGCAGCCATGAGTGTTAAAGACTTTATTGCGCACGTGTTTCCAAAAAGTATTGCCGAATCAATGGCTACCAACGAAATTTTACAAATTGTGGTATTCTCGCTGTTTTTTGGAGTAGCTACGGCAGCCATTGGCGATATGGGACAGGTTGTAATTAAAGCTTTTGATGCCATTGCACACGTAATATTAAAAATGACCGGCTATGTAATGAACTTTGCACCACTCGCTGTTTTTGGCGCCATGACGGCGATTATAGCTAAGCAGGGTTTAAGTGTATTAAATACCTATGCTATTTTTATAGGGGAGTTTTACTTTGGTTTGGCCATTCTTTGGGGCTTACTCATATTTTTGGGCTTTCTGGTGCTGAAAAAACGTATTTTCCGCCTGGTAAACGATATGAAAGAGCCTGCGGTTCTGGCATTTAGTACGGCCAGTAGCGAAGCGGCCTATCCAAAAACCATGCTGTTACTGGAGCGTTTTGGCTGTAAAGATAAAATTGTAAGCTTTGTATTGCCATTGGGTTACTCGTTTAACCTGGATGGTTCGATGATGTACATGACCTTTGCCTCATTGTTTATTGCGCAGGCTTATGGTATTCATTTAGGTTTTGAACAGCAAATTTCGATGCTGTTAATCCTGATGTTAACCAGTAAGGGGATTGCCGGTGTGCCTAGAGCATCGCTGGTGGTTATTGCTGGTACTATTGCCAGTTTCAACATTCCCGAAGCAGGTTTAGCCTTGTTAATCGGTATCGATCCCTTACTGGATATGGGCCGTTCGGCAACGAATGTGGTAGGTAACAGTATTGCAACCGCTGTGGTAAGTAAATGGGAAGGGGAGCTTAAAGAGAGTACTGAGGCTTAA
- a CDS encoding RNA polymerase sigma factor: MEQKDKLFKQIFDSNSKKIFHLCYGYTGDTDAANDLLQETFLKVWQNLDKFRNKSLISTWIYRIAVNTCLTYLRSEKRQAKDELTDNIIENKVEEFSEKNEQVALLYKCISKLEENDRLIITMVLDELPYHEIADISGISEGNLRVKIHRIKQKLTELYSQYASV; encoded by the coding sequence ATGGAACAAAAAGACAAGTTATTTAAGCAGATCTTCGATTCGAATTCCAAAAAAATATTCCATTTATGTTATGGTTATACCGGCGATACCGACGCTGCAAATGATCTTTTACAGGAAACTTTCTTAAAGGTCTGGCAAAATCTGGATAAGTTCCGCAACAAATCTCTGATTTCTACGTGGATTTATCGCATCGCAGTAAATACCTGTTTAACTTACCTGAGATCGGAAAAGAGACAGGCTAAAGACGAATTAACTGATAACATTATAGAAAATAAAGTAGAGGAGTTTTCGGAGAAAAACGAGCAGGTAGCCCTACTTTATAAATGTATTTCTAAACTTGAAGAAAATGACCGTTTAATTATCACCATGGTGCTTGATGAACTTCCATACCACGAAATTGCCGATATCTCGGGAATAAGCGAAGGCAATTTAAGGGTAAAAATTCACCGTATTAAACAAAAATTAACAGAATTATATAGCCAGTATGCAAGCGTTTGA
- a CDS encoding DUF922 domain-containing protein has product MKKLILPILFFLALPFSFAFKQDFTQPVQLDWETYFKGKADERSPFFALTAMTWEYSYSSTVYRNRVVIKLKNEVRVDKTRSWVKWDKIKDPEIRASLLHHEQGHVNIQYILLSEAERVLKNRNYSVSNYKAQISELANQISEYFDTMQRNYDEETEHGSNHKMQARWDDIIQDKMEESRTATLALQK; this is encoded by the coding sequence TTGAAAAAACTTATTTTACCGATATTATTCTTCCTGGCGCTGCCCTTTTCTTTTGCTTTTAAGCAAGATTTTACCCAACCGGTGCAATTGGATTGGGAAACCTATTTTAAAGGGAAGGCCGATGAGCGCTCGCCTTTTTTTGCTTTAACAGCCATGACCTGGGAATACAGTTACAGCAGCACAGTGTACCGCAACCGTGTTGTAATTAAGCTTAAAAACGAAGTTAGAGTTGATAAAACGCGTTCGTGGGTAAAGTGGGATAAAATCAAAGATCCGGAAATCAGGGCCAGTTTATTACACCACGAACAAGGCCATGTTAATATTCAGTACATTCTGCTTTCTGAAGCCGAAAGAGTGCTCAAGAACCGCAATTATTCGGTTAGCAACTATAAAGCACAAATATCAGAGCTGGCCAACCAAATTAGCGAGTATTTCGATACCATGCAACGCAATTACGACGAAGAAACTGAACATGGCAGCAACCATAAAATGCAGGCTCGCTGGGACGATATTATCCAGGATAAAATGGAGGAATCGAGAACTGCTACGCTGGCCTTACAAAAATAA
- a CDS encoding diacylglycerol kinase family protein, translated as MDNQKFSIINRIKSFKYAFHGLKLFFIHDHNGRVHLFAAIIAIGLSFYLKLSPLEWISILGVISAVIVAEILNSAIEKLADVVSPSIHPKIKVVKDLAAAAVLVAAFLAVAVGSIIFIPKLFL; from the coding sequence ATGGACAATCAGAAATTCTCAATTATCAATCGAATTAAAAGCTTTAAATATGCCTTTCATGGCTTAAAACTGTTTTTTATCCACGATCATAATGGGAGGGTTCATCTTTTTGCAGCAATTATTGCCATTGGTCTTTCTTTTTACCTCAAGCTTTCGCCATTAGAGTGGATTTCCATTTTAGGCGTTATCTCAGCGGTTATTGTAGCCGAGATTTTAAATTCGGCGATCGAAAAACTGGCCGATGTGGTTTCACCATCTATTCATCCTAAAATTAAGGTAGTAAAAGATTTGGCAGCTGCTGCGGTTTTGGTCGCCGCATTTTTAGCAGTAGCAGTTGGCTCAATTATATTTATCCCTAAATTATTTTTGTAA
- a CDS encoding beta-N-acetylhexosaminidase: MNKTLSVFIGVLMGTSAFAQSDSNLGIIPAPVSITKNAGTFLLDKTTVLVHTDADGAKMGDLLNAFIVGRGGFALREVKTATAGQKAIVLTSAGADKLPNEGYNINISAKQVTLVGKGAGLFYAVESLMQMMPEKNGDKIALPIVSVKDYPRFSYRGAMLDVSRHFFPVSFVKKYIDQLAFYKINTFHWHLTDDQGWRLEIKKYPKLTEIGSSRNGSVIGHYPGNGNYLTPVKGFYTQEEAKQIVKYAAAKYITVIPEIELPGHASAAIASYPELSCFPDRDTFISDKTPWAGSQKGKQVQQTWGVFDDIFVPSENTFTFLNNILDEVIAIFPSKYIHIGGDEAPKTYWKESPFCQALMKEKGLKDEHELQSYFIQTIEKHVNGKGRSIIGWDEILEGGLAPNATVMSWRGEDGGIAAAQQNHDVIMTPGSMGLYIDHKQSNSPDEPVTIGGFAPYQKIYEYDPVPKVLTADQRKYIKGVQANMWTEYIKTPEKAENHAFPRILALSEIAWSPVERKDLKNFSEERLPAHLARLDKMNVNYWVPTPIGQSDKTLTGSEFTIDLKVPVKGGKIYYSIDLSRPSENAFLYTGPVKITVPQGEKRVLKTIVVAPSGRRSVTTETVLNNGAPDVKADAKK, encoded by the coding sequence ATGAACAAAACATTATCGGTTTTTATTGGAGTCTTAATGGGCACAAGTGCGTTTGCTCAGAGCGATTCCAATTTGGGCATTATTCCTGCTCCGGTATCCATTACCAAAAATGCCGGAACCTTTCTATTAGACAAAACAACTGTACTGGTGCATACTGATGCAGATGGAGCAAAGATGGGCGATCTTTTAAACGCATTTATTGTAGGCAGGGGAGGCTTTGCTTTAAGAGAGGTAAAAACAGCTACTGCTGGTCAAAAAGCTATTGTATTAACTTCGGCAGGTGCCGATAAGTTGCCTAACGAAGGTTATAATATTAATATTTCAGCTAAACAAGTTACATTGGTGGGTAAGGGCGCCGGTTTATTTTATGCCGTTGAATCGCTGATGCAGATGATGCCTGAAAAAAACGGTGATAAAATCGCTTTACCAATAGTATCGGTTAAAGATTATCCGCGTTTTTCTTATCGTGGAGCAATGTTGGATGTGAGCCGTCATTTTTTTCCGGTTTCTTTTGTTAAAAAGTATATCGATCAGCTGGCTTTTTACAAAATCAATACCTTTCACTGGCATTTAACCGATGATCAGGGCTGGAGACTGGAAATTAAAAAATATCCAAAATTAACAGAGATTGGTTCATCACGTAACGGTAGTGTAATCGGACATTATCCGGGTAACGGAAATTACCTTACACCAGTTAAAGGTTTTTATACTCAGGAAGAGGCTAAGCAGATTGTTAAATATGCCGCTGCTAAATACATCACTGTAATTCCTGAAATTGAATTGCCTGGTCATGCTTCAGCTGCAATTGCTTCTTATCCAGAGTTAAGCTGTTTCCCAGATCGTGATACTTTTATCAGTGATAAAACTCCATGGGCAGGTAGCCAAAAAGGTAAACAAGTACAACAAACCTGGGGTGTTTTTGATGATATTTTTGTTCCCTCAGAAAACACCTTTACTTTCCTGAACAATATATTGGATGAGGTGATTGCCATTTTTCCTTCAAAATACATCCATATTGGTGGCGATGAAGCACCAAAAACATATTGGAAAGAATCACCTTTTTGCCAGGCTTTAATGAAAGAAAAAGGCTTAAAAGACGAGCACGAGTTGCAAAGTTATTTTATCCAGACCATAGAAAAACATGTAAATGGCAAAGGTCGTTCTATTATTGGTTGGGATGAGATTTTAGAAGGCGGTTTAGCGCCAAATGCTACTGTAATGAGCTGGAGAGGCGAAGATGGTGGTATTGCTGCAGCACAACAAAATCACGATGTAATTATGACGCCAGGTTCGATGGGCTTGTATATCGATCACAAACAATCTAATTCTCCTGATGAGCCCGTTACCATTGGTGGTTTTGCCCCTTATCAGAAAATATATGAGTACGATCCGGTTCCGAAAGTATTAACAGCCGATCAGAGAAAGTATATTAAAGGTGTACAGGCAAATATGTGGACTGAATATATTAAAACCCCTGAAAAAGCTGAAAATCATGCTTTCCCACGCATATTGGCTTTATCAGAAATTGCCTGGTCGCCGGTTGAACGTAAAGATCTGAAAAACTTTAGCGAAGAACGTTTACCTGCACATTTGGCTCGTTTAGATAAAATGAACGTTAACTATTGGGTGCCAACGCCAATTGGTCAAAGCGATAAAACTTTAACCGGTAGCGAATTTACCATCGATTTAAAAGTACCGGTTAAGGGAGGTAAAATCTATTATTCGATTGATTTATCCCGCCCTTCAGAAAATGCTTTTTTATACACCGGACCGGTTAAAATTACTGTTCCACAAGGTGAGAAAAGAGTTTTGAAAACCATTGTTGTTGCGCCAAGCGGTAGAAGAAGTGTAACTACTGAAACGGTTTTAAATAATGGTGCACCTGATGTTAAAGCCGATGCTAAGAAATAA
- the trxB gene encoding thioredoxin-disulfide reductase, whose product MSQENEHVQCLIIGSGPAGYTAAIYAARADLKPIMYTGMQAGGQLTQTTDVENFPGYPQGIMGPEMMEDFRKQAERFGTDIRFGYVSSVDFSSTPHKVVVDEIKTITADTVIIATGATAKWLGLPSEQQYNGFGVSACAVCDGFFFKGQDVAIVGAGDTAAEEATYLAKLCKTVHLLVRRDEFRASKAMVSRVLATPNIVVHYNTETQEILGNGKNVTAVKVINNKTGIESDIAVEGFFVAIGHKPNTDIFKGQLDMDETGYLTTKPGSTLTNIEGVFACGDVQDMYYRQAVTAAGSGCMAALDAERYLAAKEHPVEA is encoded by the coding sequence ATGTCACAAGAAAACGAACACGTTCAGTGTTTAATTATAGGTTCTGGTCCCGCTGGTTATACCGCTGCAATTTATGCCGCCAGAGCAGATTTAAAACCAATTATGTACACTGGTATGCAAGCCGGTGGACAACTTACCCAAACTACTGATGTAGAAAACTTCCCGGGCTACCCACAAGGAATTATGGGGCCGGAAATGATGGAAGATTTCCGCAAACAAGCCGAACGTTTTGGAACAGATATCCGTTTTGGTTATGTAAGCTCAGTTGATTTTTCTTCAACACCACATAAAGTAGTGGTTGATGAAATTAAAACCATTACTGCCGATACCGTAATTATTGCAACCGGTGCCACAGCAAAGTGGTTGGGTTTACCAAGCGAACAACAATACAATGGCTTTGGTGTTTCTGCCTGTGCCGTATGTGATGGTTTCTTCTTCAAAGGTCAGGATGTAGCCATTGTAGGTGCTGGTGATACTGCTGCCGAGGAAGCTACTTATTTAGCCAAACTTTGTAAAACAGTACATTTATTGGTTCGCCGTGATGAATTCAGGGCTTCTAAAGCTATGGTTAGCCGTGTGTTGGCTACACCGAATATTGTGGTACATTACAATACCGAAACGCAGGAAATTTTAGGTAACGGTAAAAATGTAACAGCAGTAAAAGTGATCAACAATAAAACAGGTATAGAATCTGATATCGCTGTTGAAGGTTTCTTCGTAGCTATTGGTCATAAACCTAATACCGATATTTTTAAAGGTCAGTTGGATATGGATGAGACTGGTTATTTAACTACCAAACCAGGTTCTACTTTAACCAATATAGAAGGTGTATTTGCTTGTGGCGATGTACAGGATATGTATTATAGACAAGCAGTAACCGCTGCGGGTTCTGGTTGTATGGCTGCACTCGATGCCGAAAGGTACCTGGCTGCAAAAGAGCATCCGGTAGAAGCATAA
- a CDS encoding acyl-CoA carboxylase subunit beta has translation MNIEFNKNEDVNKQLVYELKTRLKKIYLGGGEKNAAKQKEKGKLLARERIAYLIDKGSDFLEVGAFTADGMYKEQGGCPAAGVVCGIGYVSGRQCMIVANDATVKAGAWFPMTAKKNLRAQEIAMENRLPVIYLVDSAGVYLPMQDEIFPDKEHFGRMFRNNAIMSGEGIVQISAIMGACVAGGAYLPIMSDEAMIVDKTGSVFLAGSYLVKSAIGEDVDNETLGGATTHCEISGVTDYKHPNDEACLDSIRNIMSMLGAPENAGFDRIAPVKPKEKEEELYGILPENRDKPYEIMDIINRLVDGSEFEEYKKGYGQSIVCGLGRIDGWAVGIVANQRKVVKSKKGEMQFGGVIYSDSADKASRFIMNCNQKKIPLVFLQDVTGFMVGSRSEHGGIIKDGAKMVNAVANSVVPKFTIVLGNSYGAGNYAMCGKAYDPRLIYAWPTAKIAVMGGSQAAKTLLQIQEASLKAKGEVITPEKEAELLKEITDKYDSQTTPYYAASRLWVDGIIDPLETRKVISRGIEAANQSPITKKFNVGVIQT, from the coding sequence ATGAATATCGAATTCAATAAAAATGAGGATGTAAATAAACAGTTGGTGTACGAACTGAAAACCAGACTCAAAAAAATATACCTGGGCGGTGGCGAAAAAAATGCGGCTAAACAGAAAGAAAAGGGCAAGTTACTGGCCCGCGAGCGCATTGCCTATTTGATAGATAAAGGCTCTGATTTTTTAGAAGTCGGTGCCTTTACTGCCGATGGAATGTATAAAGAACAAGGCGGTTGTCCGGCAGCGGGGGTAGTTTGTGGTATAGGCTATGTAAGTGGCCGGCAATGTATGATTGTGGCTAACGATGCTACCGTAAAGGCAGGGGCCTGGTTCCCGATGACGGCCAAGAAGAACCTACGTGCTCAGGAAATTGCTATGGAAAACCGTTTACCTGTAATTTACCTGGTAGATAGTGCAGGCGTTTATCTGCCCATGCAGGATGAGATTTTTCCCGATAAAGAACACTTCGGCAGGATGTTCCGCAATAATGCGATCATGTCGGGAGAGGGAATTGTACAGATTTCGGCCATTATGGGCGCTTGTGTTGCTGGCGGAGCTTACTTGCCGATTATGAGCGATGAAGCCATGATAGTAGATAAAACAGGTTCAGTATTTCTGGCAGGTTCCTATCTGGTTAAATCGGCCATCGGCGAAGATGTAGATAATGAAACACTGGGCGGAGCGACTACACATTGCGAAATTTCGGGCGTTACCGATTATAAGCATCCTAATGATGAGGCCTGTTTAGATTCTATCCGCAACATCATGAGCATGTTAGGGGCACCTGAAAATGCAGGTTTCGATCGCATTGCACCCGTTAAACCGAAAGAAAAAGAAGAGGAACTTTACGGTATCCTGCCTGAGAACAGAGATAAACCTTACGAAATAATGGATATCATTAACCGTCTGGTTGATGGTTCTGAATTTGAAGAATATAAAAAAGGCTACGGACAAAGCATTGTGTGTGGTTTAGGCCGCATCGATGGTTGGGCTGTTGGCATTGTTGCCAATCAGCGTAAAGTAGTAAAATCTAAAAAAGGAGAGATGCAGTTCGGCGGGGTAATTTATTCTGATAGCGCCGATAAGGCAAGCCGCTTTATCATGAATTGTAACCAGAAAAAAATCCCTTTGGTTTTTCTGCAAGATGTTACCGGTTTTATGGTTGGAAGTCGTTCAGAGCATGGTGGTATTATAAAAGATGGTGCCAAAATGGTTAATGCTGTAGCCAATTCTGTTGTGCCAAAATTTACCATTGTTTTAGGTAACTCTTACGGCGCGGGTAACTACGCCATGTGCGGTAAAGCTTACGATCCGAGGTTAATTTATGCCTGGCCTACTGCAAAAATTGCCGTTATGGGCGGCTCTCAGGCGGCTAAAACGCTGTTGCAGATTCAGGAAGCATCTTTGAAGGCCAAAGGTGAGGTTATTACACCCGAAAAAGAAGCCGAATTGTTAAAAGAAATTACCGATAAATACGATAGCCAAACTACACCATATTATGCCGCCTCGAGGCTTTGGGTAGATGGGATTATCGATCCGCTCGAAACCAGGAAAGTAATTTCGAGAGGGATTGAAGCTGCGAATCAATCGCCAATAACCAAAAAGTTTAATGTGGGAGTGATACAGACTTAG
- a CDS encoding DUF2721 domain-containing protein — protein sequence MELTINIPALLFPAISLIMLAYTNRFLALASLVRSLKSKYEDGDKNVALHKQIENLRYRLRLIKNMQAFGVLSFASCLFCMFFIYLTWNTAAEILFALSLIFFMISLIISLIEIQISTKALELELSSLEALDDPSLVSRLKKKFDKD from the coding sequence ATGGAACTAACCATCAATATCCCTGCATTACTTTTTCCGGCCATTAGTTTAATTATGCTGGCTTATACCAATCGGTTTCTGGCCCTTGCCAGCCTAGTAAGAAGTTTAAAATCTAAATATGAGGATGGTGATAAAAACGTAGCGCTGCACAAACAGATCGAAAACCTGCGTTACAGGCTAAGATTAATCAAAAACATGCAGGCTTTTGGTGTGCTCAGTTTTGCCTCCTGTTTGTTTTGTATGTTTTTTATTTATTTAACCTGGAATACTGCAGCTGAAATACTCTTTGCGCTAAGCCTTATCTTTTTTATGATTTCGTTAATCATTTCACTGATCGAAATCCAGATCAGCACCAAGGCTCTTGAGCTTGAACTGAGCAGCTTAGAGGCGCTGGATGATCCATCACTTGTTAGCAGATTAAAGAAGAAGTTTGATAAAGATTAA
- a CDS encoding MaoC family dehydratase, producing the protein MQIITSHAEFEQYLGKELGVSSWHTITQEQINKFADATLDHQWIHVDEERAQNEGPFKATIAHGYLTLSLIPFLWKEIVDIQNLKMEINYGIENLRFAQAVTVNSKVRLKAKLASIINLRGVTKVNMGIEMEIEDQKKPAFNGEVVFLYHFIN; encoded by the coding sequence ATGCAAATTATTACTTCACACGCAGAATTTGAACAATACCTTGGTAAGGAATTAGGCGTTTCTTCATGGCATACCATTACGCAAGAGCAGATTAACAAATTTGCTGATGCTACTTTAGATCATCAGTGGATACATGTTGATGAAGAGCGGGCACAGAATGAAGGGCCATTTAAAGCAACTATTGCACACGGTTATTTAACCCTATCGTTAATTCCTTTTTTATGGAAAGAGATTGTTGATATCCAAAACCTGAAAATGGAGATTAACTATGGAATTGAAAATTTGAGGTTTGCGCAGGCGGTTACCGTAAACAGTAAAGTAAGGTTAAAAGCTAAACTGGCTTCAATCATCAACCTGCGTGGCGTAACTAAGGTAAACATGGGTATCGAAATGGAAATTGAAGACCAGAAAAAGCCTGCTTTTAATGGAGAGGTTGTTTTCTTGTATCACTTTATAAACTAA
- a CDS encoding TIGR00730 family Rossman fold protein, whose protein sequence is MNKLKAVCVYCGSNFNGDLQLRTAIKQLAETLVKQEIKLIYGGGSVGVMGLLANDVLEAGGQVIGVIPQFLMDKEVGHTGVTEMIVTENMHQRKQKMADLSDGFVILPGGFGTLEEFFEVLTWLQLGLHNKPIGVLNVDGFYDPLFAQMEIMVQRKFLKSANRDLVFNEADASILIDKMDHFSAIPDEVWFRDRNLS, encoded by the coding sequence ATGAATAAGCTTAAAGCGGTTTGTGTATATTGTGGTTCGAACTTTAATGGCGATTTACAATTACGCACTGCAATTAAACAATTGGCAGAAACACTTGTAAAACAAGAAATCAAATTAATTTATGGTGGTGGCAGCGTTGGTGTAATGGGGCTGTTGGCTAACGATGTGCTCGAAGCCGGTGGGCAGGTTATTGGTGTAATTCCACAATTTTTAATGGATAAAGAGGTGGGGCATACTGGTGTAACCGAAATGATCGTAACGGAAAATATGCACCAGCGGAAACAAAAAATGGCTGATTTAAGTGACGGTTTTGTTATCCTGCCGGGAGGTTTTGGTACCCTTGAGGAGTTTTTTGAAGTGCTTACCTGGCTTCAACTAGGCCTGCACAACAAACCAATTGGGGTGTTAAACGTTGATGGTTTTTACGATCCGTTATTTGCACAGATGGAAATCATGGTGCAGCGTAAATTCCTGAAATCGGCCAACCGCGATCTGGTTTTTAACGAAGCCGATGCCAGTATTTTAATTGATAAAATGGATCATTTTTCGGCTATACCCGATGAGGTTTGGTTCAGAGATAGGAATTTGAGTTAG